A region of the Mesoterricola sediminis genome:
TAGTCCAGGAAGCGGCCCAGGAGGTCGCCGCTGTCGGGGGCGGTCCCCTGGGGAAGGAGGTCGGCGAGGGTGGGCTTCATGCGGTCAGGCTCCTGCGGTGCCTTCCAGTGTCCCATGGCCAAGCGCCCAGCCAGGCATTTCCACTGTTACGACTCCTTCATAGATGAAATGCCGGCTGTCCGTCATAGGGCCTCGATGGCAGGGCAAGCTGATATGCTTCAACACGTGATGCACCTGCAGGGGGGGTGAGTGGACGGCGGCCAGAACGAACGGAGGCGGTACACGCGCCTCAGCACGTCCGGGAAGCCGTACGAGGTGGCCTTCCAGATCCACGACCGCCTCGTCACGAATGCCCGCCTGGCCAACCTCAGCGCCGGCGGCTGCGGCCTGGAAGTCCAGATGGTGGACGCCTGGGACATGGACGCCGGCAGTGTCCTGGACAACCTCTGCATCATGCACCCGGACCTGCCCTGCGTGCCCCTCCAGGGGACCGTGGTGCGCGTCCTCGGGAAGGTCCCCGGCAAGACCAGCGGCTACGTCCTGGCCGGCCTGGAGTTCACCCTCATCACGCCCTTCATCCAGGAGCTGATCCAGGCTCACGTGGAAACCCGCTGTCCCCTGTGATGACCCCGGCCCCTCGGCCGAGGGGCACCCTGGAGCGCGCATGGCGTCGAAGGCCCTCGATCAATTCCGGAGCACCCTGGACCATCTGGACGGGGAGGACCGGGAGCACCAGCTGGCCTTCTTCCGCGGCCTGATGGCAGCCGGTCCCTCGGCGGTCATGGAACTGGACGGACGTCTGCCCGGTTCCCGCGCGCCCCGCAGCCTGCGCCTCCTGGCCATGGAGGCCTGCTTCTACTACCCCTGGCCCGATTGGGTGCCCATCCTCGCCCGCATCCTGCGCTACGAGTCCGACCCGGCCATCTTCGAGACCGGGACCCGGGCCCTGGGGCGCATCGCCACCCATTCGGCGCTGGCGGCCCTGCGCGAGCTGAACACCATGCGCCAGGGCGCCGAGTTCAAGGAAGTGGTCGCCCAGGTCCTCACCCAGGCAGACCCTCAGCAGGCCTTCGACCACTACCTGAGCCGCCTCCTGGAGGGCTCCGGCAATCCGACGGTGGCCAACGAGGCCGCCCAGCGCCTGGCCACCCTGGTCGCCGGCCCCAACCTCACCGCGATCCGGACCCTGACCATGCACCCGGACCTGCTGGTGTTCCGGCACGCCATCCACCTGCTGGCCCGCATCCAGACCCCCGAGGCTGCGGATGCCCTGGCGGACGTGTTCGAGGACAGCCACCGGGAGGTCCTGGCCGACCGCCAACTCAAGGAGGCCATCGCCCCCTACCGCTCCCTTCCGCCCGCCGCGGCCCGGGAAAAGGCCCAGGAGGCCCTCCGCGCCGCCAACGCCGGAGAGGGGCTGGACCTGCCGCCCGGGGTCAAGGACCTGCACCGGGACGTGGTGACGGCCACGGAGGAGGGCAAGCCGACGGCGCTCTCCGCCGCCCTGACCCAGGCGGCCGAAGCCATGCACCAGCGGTCCCGCCGGCTCAGCTTCGCGGTGGATGCGGCCGCGGAAGGGCTGGCGGACCAGGTCCAGAAGGGCCACCTTGAAGCCGGCCGGGTCCTGGACCTGCTGGTGAACGCCTACCGGGAACAAACGGGCCGGGAGGGGCTCGCGCGGGCCCTCGCGCGCCTCGTGCCCGCCGACGCCGCCGCCGTGCACCAGCTGATCCTCCAGGGGCCCGATGCCGCCCAGCGGGCGGCCGCCGTCGAGATCTTTGGGCAGCGGGCGGAGCCCGCCCTCCAGCCCGTGCTCCTCCAGGCCTGCCGGGACCCCCTCGCGGACATCGCCGACCGGGCCCTGCACCACCTGGGGCAGCTGCCGGGCGCCCTCGACCTCGCCCGGCAGCTCATCCAGTCCCAGGTCCCCCAGGAGCTGGCCCTGGGCATGCGCCTCGTGGGCATGCGCCGCTTCCAGGAGCTGGTGCCGGACCTGCTGGCGATGGTCCAGGACGACACCCGCGAGGAGGTCACCCTCCAGGTCATCGAGACCCTCGGCGCCGTGGGCGGCGAGATGGCCTCGGCGAACCTCCTGGAGATGCTGCATTCCGGCCAGAGCCTGCGCATCCAGACCCTCGTGGCCGAGTCCCTCCGAGGCCTGGGCGAGCCCGACGTGGCCATGGCCCTGTGCGCCAAGGCCGACCACATCAAGGTGCCCATTCTCCACGCCGTGGCGGTGGAAGCCCTGGCGGCCGCCCATGGCCAGCCGGAGCGCCCCATGCCGCCGGTGAACGGGACCATGCTCCTGCACCACGTCCGGAAGGCGTGGATGGACCGGAACCCCTGGTCCCTCCGCCTGCGCGTGGTCGAGGCCCTCGTGCGGATCCAGCTCGCCCACCCCGAAACCTGGAGCGCCGTGTCGGACCTCGTCCGCGACACCCTCTCGGAAAAGCGCCCCGCCGGCGCCTGGAGCCCCGACGCGCTGCACCAAGTCCAGGCCGCCGCCAAACAATTCGCCCAGCGGGCCTCGGGCGCGTGAGCGCCTTGGCTGGGGCGGCGCCCCGTGGCATCATGACCCTTCCCCGGAGGGTTGGGTGAGCGGTTTAAACCAACAGTCTTGAAATCCGGTCCATTCCATTATACCTGGTGGGGTCTGATGCGCTATGGTATTGGATTTTCAGACAATTAGAGAGGCCGGCCAAGGGATTGGTGATGTCCAATCCAATCCCGTCCCGTTATGGGGCGTTCGGTTACAAATCGGGTTACATCTTCGGAGGCGGGCCGGCTGAGATCGGCGGCCATGCTCATTCCCCTGGCTCCACTAGGAAACGCCGTGCCCGTGCGGCTTCCAGAGCTTCGGCAATGTCGATCTTGCCCTCCGCACGATCGGCAGCGCGTCGCCGTTCCCAGTCCTCATCCCATTCCCGCCGCAGTGCCTGTGCTTCGGGAACCGGGTCCGCCAGGTCCAAGGGCGTCATGTTGTAGTCCCCGCCGCCGTATGGCTTGCGGGCGGCCCAGACCTGGTCCACGTGAGCCCAGGCGATCGGCCCCGGGTGCCAGGCCTCAACCCAGGGGATCCATTTGAACCCGTGGTAGACGAGCGGGTTGTTCAAGGTGGCTTCGGTGCCCTGGATCACCAGCTTGGTGGGGTCCAGGTGCCCAACGGGGACCCGAAGCCAGATGGTGATGCACTGGCGGTTTTCGTTGAGGAAGCCGGCCCAGCCCATCTTGGCCGCGCGGTAGACTTCGCGCTCCGAAGGTGTGTCGAAGTCGAACAGGGGCACGGCGCCAAGACGGTGTGCCTGGCAGTCGGTCACGCAGGACTTCTCCGTTCCTTCACCTGCCGGGCGGATCTCCCCGGCCCTCACGATGCCCTGGAGGCCTTCGACGGTGCACCTGTGCCAGAGGCAGCCGTGTCCCCGCAGGGTGGGCATGAGGTTTCCGACCCACTGCCGCCCCGTCTCTTCCCATTCCCGGTATTGGTCTTCGATCGGCAATGCCTCCTCCAAGGTTGGGGGATCCTTAGAAAATCAGAAGATGCAAGATTCCAGCTCTGCAAAAACTGTCATTTCGGGCGTAATCACTTTGGCCAACTCCTGCTTAAATTTCTCAGCATTGATGCTGCTGACTATCCCGCAATAATTTTTAATTCTTCCCGTTTCATCCTTTATGTTTTGGTTCTCAATATCCACAACGAAGCCATCATAGGACGCTTCGTCGAACGTAAGAGCGTTCAAATTACAATACTTTTTCAAGACTTCTTTATCAAAAAGGTAATTTTCAATTTCCCATCTGACAAAAACCCGATGATTTGAAGGATTGTTTTTTAAATACACATCTCTATCGTGTGCTGTCGTATTCTTTCCTGATGCCATATCACGGTCTTTCAATACAAGGATATCAAGCCCGTCAAAGACTTTTGAAAGAATAGAAATTGCAATTTCACTTCTTTGGTCAAGTTCCGTGTTTCCACCGCTCGACACAAACAAAACATCAGGATATTTTTCAGAAAATATTCCATTGAGAACATTAGCATCAAACCCTCTTTCGGTCCCATCCCGTCTGGGCTGATCCCTTCCCTCGCAATAGATTATTTTCCTGGGACTTAGTAGGCCGGTCAAATCTTCTAGAGCAGTTTTGAAAATGCGTTGCCAATTTTTTCTGGTTGTTCTAATCGGTGTAATAGTATGTGAACCCGTGAAATAATCTTTTTCGGAAAAATCCAAAACCTGAACTTTCTCTTTTAATTCATCTTGTGCAGCCTTCATAAAGCCTATACTATGCGTTGCAACCCATAGCTGACAGTTCTCCGGGATTAATTTCTCAATCTCAATTAATAATTTCTTCTGAACCGAAGTATTTAAATGCAGCTCTGGTTCATCGATACAAAATACCGTATTGTCATAATCGTTCTTCTTGATGATTATATCCAAAATAATATCTACGACTTCTTTTTCTCCTGCGGAAAGATTCGAATATGGGAAGTTAGTTGCATTTCCTTTTTCAAAATAAAATTCTCCTTTTCTATCCATTATGTTGCCGAGGCTTGAAATTTTTATGTCCAGGATTTTTTCTAAAATTACATTAATAGAACCTATTAATTCAGCCCTGACCTGATTTCCGGTTTTATCGCCAGCTTCAAAGGCTGAGTAGGATGCACTCAGTAATCTCTTGTAATTTGCGTCCAGTCTTCCATCAAGTGCAATACTGCTCAGAGGTTCGTCCCTTGTTTCAAAAATGGAAGCCATTGCACTTAATGTTTGGACATTCAGTTTTGATGTAAATCTATAAGCCGTTCTAATATAAAAAGTTTTTCTGGAGCTTTGCGCATTTGGTGGATAGAATTCAATTAAAATTGAATTATTTCTATTGTAAGTAGATGCTTTCTTTGTTTCATCAGTATAGAAAAATGCTTTGGAGTAGAATGAGGCATCTTCGCCCCCCCATGGCCTAAAGTCTTTTTGTTTTTCTTCAAACGCGTCAAAAACTGAACTCTTTCCGCATCCATTTGGCCCAACCATTACGATGATTTTTCTTGGCTCATCCCCAAGGTCGATCGTTAGGTCATCAAATCTTTTGAAAGTCTTAAGTTGTATCTTCCTGACTCGCATTCAGCCTCCAAATTATCGAAAGGAAGTGGGCGGCCCCGCTGACATGGAAATTGCAAAAGGCTTCGCTGGTGGGGATGGTTAATCATACCCCGTGAAGCGCCCCGTGCCTGTTTTTCATCTGCAACCAACCAGGAACATTCCCAAAACAGCAACAAAACAGCAACATGTTGTCAATTTAACAACAATAATAATTTGAGTTATGCTATTGGCGGCCAAGCTACCGGATCTTACTTTTGGTTCATTCCTGGAAAGGACAAGCCCATGGAGAACCTGCTAACCCTTCCGTCCACCCCCCACCCCGCCGATGCGAGGGCCACTGATGCGAGGGCCACCCTGCGGGCGATCGCCGGGACCTCAACCAGGTTGGTTGCGCGGCTCGAACAAAACAGCCCTGCGATGCCTGAGCCGGTCCTGGAGGCCCTGGAAGACCTGAAGGCCGGCCTGAGCACCTTGCAGGGGGTGGAGGGGGCTCCAGAGGGCTCCGAGCCCAGCCGCATCGAATGGCTGGATGTCTGGGGGATTGGTCAGGGAGCGGCGGAGCTTGGCGGCCTTCTTGCCGAGGAACTCCGCACCAATGGCGTGGACACGTTCTCTCTTCTGGAGGCCGTCCCGACCCACGAGCCGGCCCTACGCCTTGGACCTGCTCTCAAGTGATGCCCTGGACGCGCTGGAGTCCATGCAGGGCGCTATTGCCCGGATCCTGGGTAACGATCCCGCCCTCCGGCGGGTGAGGGCGGCATCCGGATCAAGATGCCCAAGAACGCCTACAGCCGCAGGACGATCAACATTGACGAGGGCTTGTGCATCACGCTCCGCAACCATAGGCAGGCTCAGGAAGACCTTGCCCAGCAATTGGGGATCCTGTGCCCCGTGGACGGCCTTGTGTTCCCCATGATGATCTGGCGGTCCCGTGGCCGGCAGCCCATCAATCCCCAGGTCAAGGACGTTGACTTCACCCGGCCCTGGAACCCGGATTACCCCACCAAGGAATTCAGCCGGGAGGCTGCCCAGGCGGGGTTCCCGGGCCTCCGCTTCCACGATATGCGACACCCCCACGTCACGGCCCTGCTGACCGCCGGGGTTGCCCCTCACATCGTGGCGGCCCGGCTTGGCCACAGCACGCCGGTCATCACGATGATGATCTATGCCCACGTCCTGCCTCGCGGGGACGAGCAGGCTGCCAAGGTCATGGGGGAGATGATGCGGGCAGCCCTGGGGGCCGGGAGCTAACCGGGCCCCGGGCCGGCCCAGCCGGCAGACAAAAGGGGGAATGGCGGAGGGTGAGGGATTCGAACCCTCGGAGGACTTGCATCCTCAATGGTTTTCAAGACCAGCCCGATAAACCGCTCCGGCAACCCTCCATCCTGAGAATGATGCCATGGCGGCCCGTAGATCGTCCAATCCCATCCGGGGTTGCAAACGGGTTACAAACAGCCTTCCCGATGTTGATATGCTGTCGGTTAACTCGCCCTTGCTACAGTCTTGAAAACTGTCGACGCCTCCGGCGTCCGCGAGTTCGAATCTCGCACCCTCCGCCAGACGCCCGAAAAGCCCTTGGATCCAAGGGCTTTTCCGTGTCCGGGGCCGGCTCAGGCGTTGCCGCGGTAGAGGCCCTCGATGACGTCCTTGAAGGCCTCGTTGACCACCCGGCGCTTGAGCTTGAGGGAGGGCGTCAGGAGGCCGCTCTCGGGGGTCAGCTCCCGCTCGAGGAGGGCGATCTTGCGGATGCGCTCGTAGGCCGGGAGGTGGGCGTTGGTGTGGTTCACCCGGGACATGACCTTGGCGACCACCTTGGGGTGGGAGAGCATGGCCGAGTCGCTGTCGAAGGGGATCTGCTTGCGCTGGCACCAGTCCCGGAGGGCGGGGAAGTGCGGCACGATGAGGGCCGCGAGATGGTTCCGCTGGTCGCCGACGACCACGGCCTGCTCGATGTAGGGATCCTCCCGGAGGGCGTTCTCGATGGGCTGGGGGGCCACGTTCTTGCCGCCGTTGGTGACGATGATCTCCTTCTTCCGGTCGGTGATCTTCACCCGGCCCTGGGGGTCCATCTCGCCCACGTCCCCGGTGCAGAAGTAGCCGTCCGCGTCGAAGACCTCCCGGGTGGCCGCCTCGTTCTGCCAATAGCCCTTCATGACGTTGGGCCCCTGGCAGAGGATCTCCCCGTCCGGGGCCATCTTCAGGAAGGGCTTGCCGTTCCAGGTCTTGAGGATGGGGTGCCCCACGTACCCGGGCCGCACCTTCCCCAGGCGGTTGAGGGTCAGGATGGGGCTCGTCTCCGTCAGGCCGTAGCCCTCGTAGATGGGCACGCCCATGGCCCAGAAGAACTCCATGATCGTCGGATTGAGGCCCGCGCCGCCGGTGACGCAGAAGCGGAGCCGGCCCCCGGTCTTGGCGCGCACCTTGGACAGCAGGATGCGGTCCGCGATCCGCCAGGCCAGGTGGGTGAGGCCCCCGGGCCGCCGGTCGAAGTAGAGGTAGCGGACCACCCGGTGGCAGGTGGTGCGGGCCCAGCTGAAGACCATGCGGTGGAGGAGGCCGCCCGAGGTGAGGGCGTCCCGGACCTTCGCGTAGATCTTCTCGAAGATCCGCGGCACCGCCATGAGGACGGCGGGCTGGACCTCCAGGAGGTTCTGGGGCAGGGAGATGAGGCTCTCGGCGTAGTAGATGGCGATGCCCAGGTGCCACATGGTGTAGTGGCCCGCGGTGCGCTCGAAGATGTGGGAGAGGGGCAGGACCGACAGGCAGCGGTCGCCCCGTTCGGGCCGCAGGGCCACGATGGCCACCTCGACCACGCCCACGATGTTCGAGGCCACGTTCCCCTGGGTCAGCATCGCGCCCTTGGGGTCCCCGGTCGTCCCGGAGGTGTAGATGAGGGTGAGGAGGTCCTCGGGGTCGCGCTCCTGGGCCCAGGCGCGGACCTCGGCCCGGCGCCCGTCCAGGGCCGCGCCCTCGGCCATGAGGGTGTCCCAGGCCAGGCACTCGAGGGTCCCCGGGTCGGCGGGGAGCCCGTCCAGGGCGATCACCAGCTCGAGTTCGGGGAGTTTGGCCGCCGCGGCGCGGATCTTGGCGAACTGGGAGCCGTTGGAGGTGAGGATCCAGCGGGCGCCGCTGTTCTGCAGGATGTAGGCGGTCTGGTCCGAGGTCAGCGTGTGGTAGATGGGCACGCTCACGACGCCCAGGAGGGAGCACGCGAAGTCCGTCAAGGCCCAGGCGGGGCGGTTCTCGCAGAGGATGCCGACGCGGTCCCCCTTGCGGAGGCCCCGCGCCGCCATGGCCAGGGCCAGGCGTTCCACCTTCTCCTGGACCTCCCGGTGCGAGATGGGCTTGTAGGCGCCGTCGGCCTTGGCGGCCAGGGCATCGGGCAAATCGTACTTCAGAGCCTCGTAGAAAAGCTCAGCAATGGTCCGTACCAACGGGGGAGCTCCAAGGAAATGGCAAAGCGCATGGTAGCAGATGCATTCCCCCGATGCATTGCAGGCCCCCAAAGGCCCTGCGGCGCTGCCACGGTTGGTAAAATCCTGGTTTCAGTCCTTCCAGGCGGTGCCGACCCCGACCCCGTGGAAGGCGTTCCAGACGGCCTTCTCCTCCGCGCCACCCTGGCCGTACAGGTCCTGGGCCGCGGAAACGCAGGCCTTCCGGGCGTCCTGGTATCCGCTGAGGGAGGTCAGGTAGTGGGTGAGGGCCCGGTACCAGATCCGGGCGGCGCGGTCGTTCCCGATGCCCTCCATGCCCTTGGGGAGGAGGTTCGTGTAGTAGTCGCTCTGGCGGTTCGGGCTCGCGCCCTGGCTCAGGAAGAAGAAGGCCCGGTTCATGGGGCCCGACCCCTTGTGGACGTTGATGTTCTTGAGGTCCTTGGACCAGACGTCGGGGCTGTAGCCGTCCTTGCTCGGCTTGTAGAGGTAACGGATCGGCTCGGGCGGGTCCGCCTGGGAGACCTGCTCCCCGATGGTCCAGTTGCCGCCCCAGGAGCCGATCACGTCGCCCGCGCCCCCCCGGGCGTAGTACTCGATCAGGCATCCGTTGATGTCGGAATTGGCCTCGTTGAGGCTGCCGCTCTCCCCGAAGTACTCCAGCTTCGCCGTCGTCGCGCAGACGCCGTGGCTGAGCTCGTGGCCGAGGATGTCGACCGTGGTCAGGGCCTTCCAGTCCTTGCCGTCGCCCAGGGACACGCAGAAGCACGCGTCGGACCAGAAGGCGTTGTCGTAGCCCTTCCCGTAGTGGACCCGCATGGCGATCGCGCGGCCCTCCCCGTCGATGCCCTTGCGCCCGAGCACTTGCGCGTAGTAGTCCCAGGTCACCTGGAGGCCGTACGCCGCGTCCACCGCCGCCGTCTCGCCATTGGGACTCGTCGTGTCCCCGCCGTCGTAGTTCCGGCCGTCGCCCCACACGTCGCTCTGGTTGGTGTAGAGGGTGCCCTTGGCGCCGCGGGTGCCATGGTCCAGGTTGTAGACCGCGTTCCCCGTGCGGCCCCGGGTCCAGTCCCGGAGCTCGTAGACCTCGTCCTGATCCTTCCAGGTCGTGCCGAGGACCACGAGCCCGCTGTGCTGGGAGCGCCCCTGGCCCTTGCTCGCGCGCCCGGTCCGAAGGGAGGCCCAGTGCTTGAGGATCCGCCCCGTGTGCGCGTCCACCAGGTAGTCCATGTGGCGGGGCTCGGGCCCCTCCTCCTCCAGGTGGACCCGGAACGCGAGCGCGTCCCGGCCCGCGAGGCGCACCACCAGGAGCTCCGTCGTGGGGGAGACCCGCCGCCGTTCCACGGGGGCGAAGGCCTCCATCGCCGCCGCCAGGGCCTCCGAGGAGGGCAGGAGGGGCCGGGTGTCGAGGTCCAGCCCCTTCACGAAGGCGTCCGTGACGCCGCGGGTGCGCGCCCCCGACACGTGGAGGACCCCCTCCCCGCCCATCACCTTGACCCCCTTGTGGTACTGCGCGAAGCGCGTGCTCCGCCCCTGGAGGTCGGGGTCGGGGATGATCCGCTCCACCACGAGCGTGTCCTCGGAAGCGAGGCCGAGGGAAGGTTTGAGCGTCTCCATGACCATCCGGTCCTGGGACGCGAGCCAGGCCTCGTCCTGGCCGGGCAGCGGCAGGGCGAGCAGGAACAGGGGGAACATTCGCGGGAATCCGTGCATGGAACCTCCAGGGCCCCGAAGGACCGCTCCAAGCCCGCCCGCGGGCCAGACGCCCAGCGCCCGGATCGAGGGGGGCCGATCGGCCTCGGAGGCCGGTTAATTGACGGGAACAATAACCTTCTACCCCCCCCTGTCAACCTTCCCCCCGGAATGGGCCCCCACCCTGGAAGGCCCGCCCGCCGGCCCTTCGCGCATCGGTCCTTGTGGCGGCGGGCGCT
Encoded here:
- a CDS encoding PilZ domain-containing protein, yielding MDGGQNERRRYTRLSTSGKPYEVAFQIHDRLVTNARLANLSAGGCGLEVQMVDAWDMDAGSVLDNLCIMHPDLPCVPLQGTVVRVLGKVPGKTSGYVLAGLEFTLITPFIQELIQAHVETRCPL
- a CDS encoding HEAT repeat domain-containing protein; its protein translation is MASKALDQFRSTLDHLDGEDREHQLAFFRGLMAAGPSAVMELDGRLPGSRAPRSLRLLAMEACFYYPWPDWVPILARILRYESDPAIFETGTRALGRIATHSALAALRELNTMRQGAEFKEVVAQVLTQADPQQAFDHYLSRLLEGSGNPTVANEAAQRLATLVAGPNLTAIRTLTMHPDLLVFRHAIHLLARIQTPEAADALADVFEDSHREVLADRQLKEAIAPYRSLPPAAAREKAQEALRAANAGEGLDLPPGVKDLHRDVVTATEEGKPTALSAALTQAAEAMHQRSRRLSFAVDAAAEGLADQVQKGHLEAGRVLDLLVNAYREQTGREGLARALARLVPADAAAVHQLILQGPDAAQRAAAVEIFGQRAEPALQPVLLQACRDPLADIADRALHHLGQLPGALDLARQLIQSQVPQELALGMRLVGMRRFQELVPDLLAMVQDDTREEVTLQVIETLGAVGGEMASANLLEMLHSGQSLRIQTLVAESLRGLGEPDVAMALCAKADHIKVPILHAVAVEALAAAHGQPERPMPPVNGTMLLHHVRKAWMDRNPWSLRLRVVEALVRIQLAHPETWSAVSDLVRDTLSEKRPAGAWSPDALHQVQAAAKQFAQRASGA
- a CDS encoding AAA family ATPase, yielding MRVRKIQLKTFKRFDDLTIDLGDEPRKIIVMVGPNGCGKSSVFDAFEEKQKDFRPWGGEDASFYSKAFFYTDETKKASTYNRNNSILIEFYPPNAQSSRKTFYIRTAYRFTSKLNVQTLSAMASIFETRDEPLSSIALDGRLDANYKRLLSASYSAFEAGDKTGNQVRAELIGSINVILEKILDIKISSLGNIMDRKGEFYFEKGNATNFPYSNLSAGEKEVVDIILDIIIKKNDYDNTVFCIDEPELHLNTSVQKKLLIEIEKLIPENCQLWVATHSIGFMKAAQDELKEKVQVLDFSEKDYFTGSHTITPIRTTRKNWQRIFKTALEDLTGLLSPRKIIYCEGRDQPRRDGTERGFDANVLNGIFSEKYPDVLFVSSGGNTELDQRSEIAISILSKVFDGLDILVLKDRDMASGKNTTAHDRDVYLKNNPSNHRVFVRWEIENYLFDKEVLKKYCNLNALTFDEASYDGFVVDIENQNIKDETGRIKNYCGIVSSINAEKFKQELAKVITPEMTVFAELESCIF
- a CDS encoding tyrosine-type recombinase/integrase; this encodes MPKNAYSRRTINIDEGLCITLRNHRQAQEDLAQQLGILCPVDGLVFPMMIWRSRGRQPINPQVKDVDFTRPWNPDYPTKEFSREAAQAGFPGLRFHDMRHPHVTALLTAGVAPHIVAARLGHSTPVITMMIYAHVLPRGDEQAAKVMGEMMRAALGAGS
- a CDS encoding AMP-dependent synthetase/ligase, which encodes MPDALAAKADGAYKPISHREVQEKVERLALAMAARGLRKGDRVGILCENRPAWALTDFACSLLGVVSVPIYHTLTSDQTAYILQNSGARWILTSNGSQFAKIRAAAAKLPELELVIALDGLPADPGTLECLAWDTLMAEGAALDGRRAEVRAWAQERDPEDLLTLIYTSGTTGDPKGAMLTQGNVASNIVGVVEVAIVALRPERGDRCLSVLPLSHIFERTAGHYTMWHLGIAIYYAESLISLPQNLLEVQPAVLMAVPRIFEKIYAKVRDALTSGGLLHRMVFSWARTTCHRVVRYLYFDRRPGGLTHLAWRIADRILLSKVRAKTGGRLRFCVTGGAGLNPTIMEFFWAMGVPIYEGYGLTETSPILTLNRLGKVRPGYVGHPILKTWNGKPFLKMAPDGEILCQGPNVMKGYWQNEAATREVFDADGYFCTGDVGEMDPQGRVKITDRKKEIIVTNGGKNVAPQPIENALREDPYIEQAVVVGDQRNHLAALIVPHFPALRDWCQRKQIPFDSDSAMLSHPKVVAKVMSRVNHTNAHLPAYERIRKIALLERELTPESGLLTPSLKLKRRVVNEAFKDVIEGLYRGNA
- a CDS encoding M4 family metallopeptidase gives rise to the protein MFPLFLLALPLPGQDEAWLASQDRMVMETLKPSLGLASEDTLVVERIIPDPDLQGRSTRFAQYHKGVKVMGGEGVLHVSGARTRGVTDAFVKGLDLDTRPLLPSSEALAAAMEAFAPVERRRVSPTTELLVVRLAGRDALAFRVHLEEEGPEPRHMDYLVDAHTGRILKHWASLRTGRASKGQGRSQHSGLVVLGTTWKDQDEVYELRDWTRGRTGNAVYNLDHGTRGAKGTLYTNQSDVWGDGRNYDGGDTTSPNGETAAVDAAYGLQVTWDYYAQVLGRKGIDGEGRAIAMRVHYGKGYDNAFWSDACFCVSLGDGKDWKALTTVDILGHELSHGVCATTAKLEYFGESGSLNEANSDINGCLIEYYARGGAGDVIGSWGGNWTIGEQVSQADPPEPIRYLYKPSKDGYSPDVWSKDLKNINVHKGSGPMNRAFFFLSQGASPNRQSDYYTNLLPKGMEGIGNDRAARIWYRALTHYLTSLSGYQDARKACVSAAQDLYGQGGAEEKAVWNAFHGVGVGTAWKD